From Solanum stenotomum isolate F172 chromosome 2, ASM1918654v1, whole genome shotgun sequence:
tatgcaaggTACTTTTTCCCCTTCCATTATGTTGCAATTCAAATGCTTTTACATTAGCTATggtccctttttttttttttatcatcctTGGTGTGCGTGTGAACGAGCGTATTTCACCTCTTTATTGGCTATTTGCCTTGCTCGTCCCCCATATCCCATTAACGGGGGTTGTCATATCAATTTTCATAGTGAATTTTTATCATATCCATCCTGAAACCGTGAACTCGAAACGATGGGAAAGGAGAATTAACAAGATACTTGAATGCATGTATTGTACATAATTAGATTACAAATCTAAACACTCACAATCCCCTAACAAATTATATTAGGGGTAATATAATATTCACTATTGTTCAATTAAGAGCTATCTCTTTACTATATAGCAGTTATTGCTTCGATTTCGAAAAATATCCTCGTGATTTTTCACAACCCAATCTCAATCCTTATCTATTCATTCCACCTTCAACTGTTGGTGGGATGATCACTCCACGATTTTGCCTCTCCACATTTCCATGCCATCCtgtgaatataaaataaataaaaaaaattaagaaacttaatcaaaacacaaaatattcatagtaaagtatatttttgagatatcttatatttttttctatcaaGTTTCCAAgaagtcaaaaatatttattttagaaaaattgaaGTGTTGGATCTAGCTTTTAAGAAAacatacaataatatattcagtgaAATTTCACAAGTGAGATCTGGAAAGGGTAGAGTATATGTACACCTTACTACTATCTCGTAGGAATAGAGAGATTGTTGCTCTAATTTTGTCAAAAcacaaactattttttaaattgactgTTCTGGTTTGACCCTATTTGAAATGACTCTCTCATAGTGAGAAATTTTGTCTAGTGGCATTCGATCACAAAATCCATTATCAACTGCATAAATGACTAGAATATGTTTTTCAATTGATAGTAACCAGACACAAACTCATACTCACAAAAACATTTCTTATAAAATaagtaacttttaaaaatttgactaaACATGCGACTCGACTTGACTTTACTTTTCAcattaatttacttttaaaaataaaaataaaaataaaaataaaataattttttttcttaccaaTTGACATATCAACTCCTCGATTTTTGAGCTCACGATATTCTTGACACAAGGCACAAGCTTCACAAAAGCAATGAACCAAACAATCTCCACAAggattttttttcaacaaatattGTTGTCTCATTTTGTTACGATAAAAACAAGAGTAACAACATGGACAACAAGTCACACATATTATTATTGCATATAATGCTCCATTTACTCCACAAGCTGCAAAAATTAAGgtaaaaaaagtaataatgttataattatgaaattgaagaaaaaaagattaataagACAAATTCACCAGTTTATTGGGGGTAGAAAATGAGTAATTTGACTACATTAATTAATAAGTGAGATATTATCTGACAATACTTAAAAGTGTTATTTGAGTTAAGTTGAACTCAgttaaaataaactaaactatGGGTTATATAACCTAATTCATCGAACTCTTATCAAGTTTTAGTTTCTTTATTTGCGTTggtattattaataatataagagGAAGTGAAGATTTTTATAGCTGCTCCAAACTTGTTTAGAACTAAGacaaaattattgttgtttattcTTTATTATATAGCCATAAGTCACctaacaaataaaaagtcattcaatattttaataaaatttctcatTAATCAATTCGACAAACATAAAtcagtaaaatatttataagttaTTTAAGAGATCAAGAATATATGACTTAGTCAACACACTTTACTCCATTTTGTCCCTCAATTTTTGGAGCACTCACCTAcgagataaaaatttaaatagccAATCTATTCAATATTTCAACGggtttatttttggttttttcgATCTTGAAATAAAACTGAactcattatttattaaacataataaaatcagaaaaaaataaataaaaaacttacagTTAGAACCCTTGTCAATAATCTCAGCAACCTTTCCAAAAGTGATGCATGGACACCACAATGTTATGCAACCTGATTAAATAAAgccaaacaaaaaaagagaaaaaaaatacattttttttagttcattagcAATAATAGTAATTTTGGTTCTTTAATTGTTAGTAAAATTTTAATAGTTCTTGTGTTATTTGAttaagtaaatatattttttaattaactgAAATATATGTTTTTAGTCTTTTTATGGAGGAAGTATGTTacatttgaataaaattaaaagcaaTATTATTTTCGTTCATttcaaatttatgtgacactttttactATCGGAGAGTATTTGACTAATCTTTGaaactaaattaaataacatcaatttgaattttaaaaatcataaaaagataatataAGTTGCAATAACATCAATGCTTAACGTAATAAAGCAGTGGAACCACaaattttatgataaatttgtgAATATTATATGCATATCACAACGACTAGAATTAAAATCTTACAAATAATTGACggactaaaaatataaactaacccttctaataaagtaaaataaaaaattcaatcaataagaaaaaaaaagtactctCTATGTCCCAATTTATTTTACAACAACACCATTTTAGATCACAAATctgaatatttttctttaaattccgtattaaattaaataacattatataaattagcGCGGACAGAGTAGCATTTTCACAAATGATATGAAAGGAAGACTTACAATTCTTGGGATCGGACATACAATCACATAGTCCAGTTGACCATGGaacatcatttttcttttttctatacaTAGCGGGTTGTGGATCCATCGTCTCTACGTAAAACGGAGTTTTCGAGCTCCTCATAACGTTAATCGGTGACGGAGTTTCGTCACCGAATGACGAAAATTTCTGGTATCGATCACTTAATGAACTTGTTGAAGATTTCATGATAATTGattgatgaagaaaaataaaagatgaaggGGGATGAGCTAAGTTCTTGAATTAGATAATGTGATGATATTTTACAAGACTTTTgacttaatatataatatgatagagaaaatgACAAGATTGGTCCTCTTATGTTGAGGGtagatctaaaaaaaattctgaatagtctttactttttaaatttatcaaaaattaataacttttgactatgtcaattttttaataaattttgtcagttaaaattatgaaaaaaatttaatttagtcACATTTGGAGAAACAACTTTAATTGTTTTTAATCTACTTTAAAAGTTtggtgtaatttttttatttaatttttacttattgttttaatatatatatatatctatttttttccACTCACCATTCAGTATCCACACTGGAGCCTCACTATTTTTCAAATTCGAGACCTCTAATTATTGGAAGAGCAGTCTCATCTAGGGGTGTTCATCGGTCGATTCGGTTTGGTTTTATGAattatcggttcggtttattggtttTCGGTTTTTAAATACGCTAAACCAATAACGAAccaataagataattttttatcggttttcggtttatcggtttttggtttaaccaataagaatatgcttataaaacaaatatatgacttctctaataaatttgacACGTCATGACAATAATTTAACTTTACAAaagctcataaaatagaaataataataacaaacatgaaaagaactatacatgtgtaacacaaagagaaataAAGAGGAATATGATTCTTACTTTAGGTTTTGACGATTTGTATAATGTAAAATTGTGAACTCAAAGTTACAGCGAAGTATGAATTGATGGCTAAATGACTAAGACATAACTATAaagatattgagattaatatttattaatatgtatgTTGTATATGTAAAAGTATTAAATTACTATAGTCTTAactcttaatgggttatcggtttacccaataacccaatattgaAAATCAATATCGAACCGATAAtccgataattttttttataaaaccattaggaaaccgttaacccaataacccaatagcaataaaccaataacacatttttcggttcgatttatcGGTCtgttcggtttttgcacacccctagtgTCATCCACCAAATTACATCatttgatgattttttatttcttttttttatgtctattaCTATAGCTTTTTGTGTTACAATTTTAAGGATTTAATgagattttttataattatattttttcataattttcgtcaaatctattatatatttaacTAAGATTAAGAATATCAATTTTtgtcacacacaaaaaaaaatcaaacctgTCCAAAATACACTGTAAGACTATTTTAAATGTATCCATAAATAAAGGACCAacattcattttaatttatatgataaagCCAAACAGAGATGGGGtccaataaataataaataattggtCTTGTGAGTCAACTTTGACGATTCAAAGTTATGGCTAAGAAACTTCATATTCCGCGTGTTTTAAGATTTTAGTCtgatttttcttaattataatcctccatttcaaattatttattgtatcttaaaattattttattataacatcttaatattaaatattgtgTCATTTCTCTATAATTAAGATATTTATAATCTTCAAgaataattattgttattaataatgatttttttaaaaaagttaattttatcATGAatgtttaaaaaacaaataatttgatatatttatttttcaaaatggaTTGCgacatataattttaattaagggTCAAGATTGGAAGTTTGTGTTTGACTTAGTCATCACTTATGTGTTAGCTTCCTATAtgacttaatttttttgtgatttatcATTATCTACTGTTcgtattaattttgatattcgattaatttaaattgatatacaaaatctcattagaattaattttgatattcgattaatttaaattgatataCAAAATCTCATTAGAAGTAAAACATTTTCTATTAAAGGCAATTTCGTTACTAAGTTATTAGGGTAGTTTGGCAATATAATAATTTCAACAAATGTTACATCATTAGTCAATACAAGGTTGGTCATaataaaagaaagtaaattGCCGTATAGTTTAATATAATAgactttgaaaattaattaattccatAGACTTTAATTCTGCAACACCCTCAATCTAAGTTATGTGGTAAGATTCGTTTAGTAGCTTATTAAAGTTagatatatattaataatatagagattagttataaaaatttatatattatttttaaataaggattaattatgtaaaatttaGCTATTCGTTTTATAAAGAATTTGTACAGtataattaatgaataaatagttagaaaaaaaagaatgtgaAGTAGATATTTTTGGAAGCTTGATGATGATATACTATATTCCCTctacttttattatttctgtatatatattgatagagACGGGAATGACTACGTTGCCTAGACTAGTCTCCTTTTTGTAATAACtcttaaatatgtttattaaataaatttatcgaaagattatataaataaacaatttaGGATttcataatctctaaaatttcctatcatttaaaaaaattacaaaaatttcttggattccctctcggatacatctctCCCATTAAATAATGTATCATTTCCAATAAATCGGATAACCAAAGAATGTATCCAAGAGCaatgaaaaatttaagatttttataaTTGGGGAAACTTCCGGAATAGAATGTAATTAGTCCCCGTATGGGGGAAAAATAAGCTAGAAACTGAATTGGGCTTGTTTGGAATGGACTGCTGCTGCTGAGCCTAGATTCAATTGGGCCAATCATTGACcaagaaaagagaaacttaCGGCCCAATGCTTCTGGGCCATCTAGTTTACTACTTTATCTGTTTCaatttagggaaaattgtatgaaataacaaactattaatttaaaataaatgctataaccacaatttcatttaattatatttcGTAGCAAAAACTTTGTCATTCGTCTCTTTCCCCAGAAATCTTGATCGCCACTCTCCAGAAATTTCGCTCGTCACTCTCCTTCGCCTCTcccactttatacaaacacaaatgtataaattgtgtttgttcttgtataaaacgagagaaaactgtacatacatatacatatctctttgtcctatacacttataattatacaatacaaatcttCCACTGCCacttctcttttgtctttctctctttctcgctttgtacaaacacaaattatacaaaatacaatgtataatttgtatttgtataaagcgagagagagatcTGTCTACAAATCTATCTGTATACAAAAATACAGTtgcatatacatatacaaatttatatttaaatacatataatacacatatacatatacgactaaaaatcacaacaaaaaaacatatactTATACAACTTACAGCCAAGTCGGTTTCTTATTTGTATACAGATTTCAAATATATACCTTTACAATTGGAATGATTACTgaaatatacagattaatagcGAACATAAAACTTGTTAAGGAGCGCAATTacgcaaactatagctataacatataaatatgatttttatgtttgctaaacctaaaatttactcttcaATTTATGCATCACAATTCAGATTAAGAGAGTTTTGGTTATGAAAAAAATACGATCAAAGATACAAATTGTTCAAATGATTCAAGATACAAAATATACTTTGGAAAGCATGCATAAATATTCAAGAATAAAGATCTATggtaatttaaatattttcttgggaTTGAGTTTTCAAGAAGTTACTAAAGCTATATCAATgcataaaaaaagaaagcaccatgaatttgaaattagCAACAATTAAGTTTGATCACCATTTTAATACTTGTACAACAAACAATTTGTTATCAAAATCATTATCAAAGATTGAGAGGGTTCGAGTCatggttattgaaaaaaattcttgataaagAGCGCTTTCTCCCTAAAATTAAACCCACGCGGTGCAAATTCAAAGTAATCGGACggaaataaaaaaacaaactatATCTCAATAAGTTGTGTAGATGCAAATACAGGAGTTTGGGTAGTACAATGAAAGAGATGTTTGGTTTGCTAATAGATAAACACAAAATTATGTATTAATTGTGAccttatttaatcttttattggTAGGATTTTTAGGCTATGTATTATACACTTTACCAAATAATCCCTTAATAAATCAATGGCTAAGCAAATAGCTTAACACAACTAATTTCAACAttactaatatattttattcagtaCTATTATtatacactctatcaaacgaACCCAATAACAAGCATTACTCAAACACAACACTCATATATTTGGTCTCCATATTGAGGGATAAAGAACATATTCATTTATCCTAAGTTGAGGGATAAAAGTGTTCACTCTACATATAAATAAGAGAACTAAAAAGAGAAAGTatctttttttccattttattttctttatatccTTTTACCAATGAGAAGTCCCACTtttgaataaaacatataaaaagccTTTGGACAGCTTTGCTTTTTTTAAACTATTAGCCAATAcaattaaaaaagtaaaaagtaaaatataaaatattttaaaaaaaaaggaatataaAACAGAATAATActgaactttttaaaaaaaataaaagcccTCAATTTGGATTTACATTGGCCCAATTACAACATAAAAATCACTCACCAGTCACACAATTCTTCCTACAAATGTAATTAAACAGAACTACATGGACTAAACATTAAATTCAAAACagataaaaagagaaaacaacAGTTAGCATATTTTGCCATACAAGTCCCTAAACTAATTTGTCTTTCTTCAATTAAGCCCCTACAGTTGCAGCTACCGGAGTTTTCACCTTCGGCGGCCTTCCTCTTCCTCTCGGAGTACCAATTGGCTTCACCGCCACCGGCGTCTCCTCCGTCATCGGATACTTCCTTGGCCTTCCAcgtttcttcccacttccaccaGAACTACTTTCAGTCGTCGTCTTCTTCATAGGTACCGTAATCGGCGCGTATGGAACACGCTCCTTCGGTGGCCTTCCACGTGGTCTAGGATACCCATCCGGAACCGGAACCGAAGCTTTCGGCTTCGGCGGACGGCCTCTCCCACGGCGCGGCGGCGCGTTTGGGTTTGGCTTCATGTAATTATTCTTCAACATAACTAACTGCCCAGCTTGCTTCATTTGGTTCAAGTGATGTGCAAGGAGTGTACCATGCGCTGGTGGTAGTGTACCATGAGTCCCTTCAATTTGCCTCCATATTGCTGATTTATTCGACCCTTCTTCTTCATTCAACGCATCTATAGCTTCCATTATCATCTACAAacaaaaattaccaaaaatgtcaaaaaaaaaaaaattaccaaaactagcaaaaaaaatctgaagaaaTTGTTACTTACATCAGGATAAGAAGGCAAAGTTGAACTTGCTTCTTCAGTAGCCATTTTTGTTACAGAGAAAGCAAAATCTGAGAAAAAATGGGAGTGGAAGAAGAGAATTTAAATGGATGAGATCAACATTGGGAGATTGATCGTACAGTTGGGGATTCATTTCAGACGTATATATGGACGGTTTAGATTTAATTTAAGATGAAAGGAAAATAAGTTCACGCGGATTGATGACATGGCTGTGCTTGTCGTTATACATATAAATTACCATTATTTCACAACTTAATATGCACTATTCCACATATTAGTCTGGCTCTAATAGAAGTATCAAGCATcgaatcgaaaaaaaaaaacttaatatatgtcttatttgaaatttgaaattattggatttatcaaaacacataaaaataatttcaataatttcaattCGAGAATTCTTATAGTTTTGTAAGTTTTTTAAGTTAATGAATTTACatattgtttatattttatttatatgataattttgtttattaaagagtaataaatattttctatttagaaatagataaatttaaattatttatctttaatgacataattttatgaaataattaatagtaattctACTATCTATATTAAGACAACAATTATAATAGTTATAATATTGTTTCTTAATGAAAATGGTGAGGGAACATGATATATTTGTGTCCTATCAGACAGCAGATTTTCAGTTACATGAGAATGCGGAAAGGTGGGGCCCACATGTTTCgaaaaatgaatataattggACCGCCCAAAAGTTGGGAAACCGGTCCCACTAAGAGAGTTGAATTTTGTACAACTAATATttcactaaaaaatattttagtttctcaaaaatggaaaatatttcactaaaaaatattttgcatAAGGCCTTAACatgaattttcaaatataatgaTCTAAAAATTTGAAGGCATTAGTGtatatttttcactttcgttagataaaaaaatatatgtgagtCAGTTTTTATAATGTTAAAAGTATATGAGAGTCCTTTTGAAGACAAGTTATAATGAAACTTAACTATGATGGATTAGTTAtccatgtattatttttttagtgaatgtttgatttttttggaaTCCCAGGATAACCCGCAATTGCTACAACCTTTTCCACAGCCTCTGCCCTTTGGGTGTACACCTTGTGCGCACTGGATAAACCCCCCACTGTGTAATAATCTACAAACCAGTGAatgtttgatttgttgtattaaaaatatgtgaattacataatttctataaataagttgtctgtttacaaaaatatcttTCATAAGTGTAAAATTTGTTCAAAATAACGTATAAAAAAGGTTTGAcagagtgtttttttttttgtcattttaactattttattatCTTGAATTAAGGTATCCCAAATTTCGTAACCATTCAACCGATTAAAGAGTACTAAAAATTATCTAAGTATCTCCCTCAATCTATTAAGTTTTGTTGGGcaaaattactcatttttatAATCAGATTATTCCATCTTTGATTTGATATACAAGTGTATACAACAGCCAATGAAACCAAAACATGATAAAGTTGACATTTTTTCGTaaagacataatatataaatatgggCCAAACACATAAACATATTCCTAAACTTGTTGGGGTTTTCCCCACAGGTACCTCAACTACGCCATTTTCCTATTGAATCCTTGAACCACCCATAATTTATTCCTTTTAAACACTGTGGGCTGATTTGGCACAAAACTttcgtaaatattttttgttgattgtgCGTGTGAGATCCACCTTTCCCACATGGAAATTGCAATCAATCAAACTTCAATCCATGTTCACGTCAGCGCCACATAATCATTTCCCAAACCTAAAAACCTAAAGCCCCTTCATTTTCCCCCAAAACACTTttgacttgaagaagaagaaatcgaTGAACAAAATAGCTTCGACATTGAAACTTGATGATTAAGAAGAAATCAATGAAGGAGAGATATATTCTGATGAACTTCTCCAACTTAATgatgaagagaaagaaaagaggagaaataagagaaaaaaagggagaaattagggttaaaaggagaaaaagagcATTGGTGGGTGGTTCATGAATCCACATTAGCGCCTTCAAAACGTCTTCACGCGCTTAAGCAACGTGAGATCACATTTTGTGCCACATCAACCCACAGTGCTTGAAAGGAACAAATTAGGGGTGGTTCAAGGATTCAATAGGAAAATGGCGTAGTTGAGGTTCCTGAGGGGAAAAACCCAACAAGTTTAGGGACCTATTTATGAATTCCCCCTATAAATATGCCTTCTAATTTGGCCTCACCTTATATTTATGCCTCCAACTTAGCATGTGCACAAAtacacttaaatttatataaaattaaacaaataaacacacGTGTCCAACGTGACAATTTTCATCCTACATAGTGTCCTATGTATATTATGTCACGAAAAACTCATGTCTACTTGTACATACCAAAAGTTAGAGGGTATAAATGTAAAATGAGGCCAAATTAAAGGAcgcatttatgtattatgcaaTGTAGTTTAATTTCCTGAGAGTAACTAcatacacttctttaacatgtTAACTGTCACTAAGATTCATCATACTCATTGATCTCTATTTGTAACCAATTTACATGCTACAAAAATTGAATGTATAcacaaaaagaataagaaaaattcTCCAACAATGCCGCGCCTAATCTCTCACAGGACGTTTACCATGAGGGTCCGATCTCCGTCTTGTAGGTGTGGACGAACTTGCAGTTGCACTAACAGTGTTGCTACTAGACGAGGAGCTGAATGTAGAAGGATTGGATGCACCCGAAGTTCCAGCTGTATGAGACGTACCACCACCTGGTCTGTGAGATCTAATTCTTGAACCGGGATATCCAGGTCTAGTTGGTTCTCTATCAAGAGATCCAGGACTCTTCGATAGCATCACCACAACCTGTTGCATGGTTGGACGTAGTCGTGGATCCGATTGAGTGCATAATAAGCCAATCTGTATGTACATTGCTATCTCATCGGGGATAGCAGATTGTGCCAGTGCAGGGTCCGTAATCTCCCAGCTCCGACCCTTCTTGTAAAGCCTGTACGCCTGCAACCATAACAACATTTAATCATGATCACCATCTGGTACAAAGTTAGGCTAACCCCGACTCAAAGACACTTTTAACATGGTTTGATACTGTTGTTTCGGGCCAAGCATGCACGTTTTTACCCCACACACCGTAAGACCATCCCAACACCTTATATATAACTATTTTTCTACTTCAACTACCAATATGAGACTTTGTTCGCAACTCCACAAATATTCTCTCGAACTATAAGTCCTGCATGTCGCATCACGATTCACTCGAGAACGACACAGTCCCCGGACCTAGTACCGTGTGGCCAATCACCAAGCAGTGTTTTGGGAAGCGAGAAGCGGAAAAAAGCAACGAGGGCTTGCTTCACAGAAGCGAGAAGCGAAGCGCACACTTTTTTTAAGTAAAGCGATAttagtataaaaaatatatatatattaaataactGAATAGAGATAATATATTCTTAGATTAGAAGTAAATAGATAGTCAATAAtcctcataagtcataacatataaagtaaaaacataattaaatcacaaaaaatgcagcaataaaaatatagaaaaacacACAGcagcaaccaaaaaaaaaaaacagtagcaGATCAGTCGCAGCAGCCTcgcagagaagaagaagagaatttACAGCAGTGGCCTGGCAGcaaccaaaaatagaaaaaaacatcGCAGAGCAGTcgcaaagaagaagagaagaagagaacttACAGCAGCAGTCGCAGCCTCGCAGCagtccaaaaaataaatttgaagtcGCGAAAGAGGTATGTGAAGTCGCGTAAGGATTTcagaaattatataaaaaaaaaaacttacaatttttttttaaaaaaaaccctaattagTGCTTTTTCAAATTAAGCGCGCTTTTTCACGCTTCTACAGTAGAAGCGAGCGCTTTTTCAATGTCGCCTAGCTTCAGGAAATAAAAGCGCAGGGGCTGCGCTTCGCCTCGCCTCGCGCTTTAAGCGCACTTTTCCTCGCTTTTTATAACACTGTCACCAAGACTGATAGTTTTTTTCCTTTGTGCATTTCCAACGACTAGCAACAAACTCACCCAATGCCTTCATCTCCATACTCTATCCGTCAAATAATTGGCACTACTACCCACTTTTAGGCTAAATTGGCCTAAAAAATACCTTTACATGGTGTGATACTATCCACTTACGGTCACAGCCACACAGTTTTCTCCCAAAGGTCTCACACCATTAAGAGTATACCTACACCTTATAAGTAAAGTCCTTCTCCCTCCATCTACCAATTTGATTATGTTTTGCACCCTCAACATAGATAAAAGTAGTCCGATCTTACTTTTCAAGTAGTTAAAAAGTTCTACAGTATggctatattattttttctgttaCATGTTTATAGGAAGCTCGAATTGATTCCGAGGACTCTCCTATTATACTCAACAGGAAAGAAGGCATTGACAGGTTATTCTTCTTCTTGTAATCCAGAAATTTCAAGGAATATCAAGACTGAAAAGCGCAGAGAAATCAAGTTCTTACCCATTCAAGAAGGCTTCGAGAATCAGGATCTCTGTTAAAGGTAGAATTCTTCTGGCCACTTATGAGCTCCAGAATTACAACTCCGAAACTGAATACATCAGCCTTCACTGATAGTTGTCCATGCATAACGTACTCTGGCGCCATATAGCCACTGGCTTCCAAGTTAAATTATCAAAGAGAGTTGTTAGCAATATCGAGTGAGTGTACTTGTGCAATATAACGAAATTTCTACATAGTCATCACTAAACACAGTTTATAAGGTTCAATAGAATCATACTTGGTACCAGCTACACGGGTGTTAACATGTGTTTTATCTTCAGGGTAGAGTCTAGCCATTCCAAAATCAGCAATCTTGGGCACCCATTTGTCATCAAGTAGGATGTTGCTAGCTTTTATGTCACGGTGGATAATGCAAGTATGTGAACCTTCATGAAGATATAGCAACCCTCTAGCAATGCCAACAATTAT
This genomic window contains:
- the LOC125857215 gene encoding protein PLANT CADMIUM RESISTANCE 2-like gives rise to the protein MKSSTSSLSDRYQKFSSFGDETPSPINVMRSSKTPFYVETMDPQPAMYRKKKNDVPWSTGLCDCMSDPKNCCITLWCPCITFGKVAEIIDKGSNSCGVNGALYAIIICVTCCPCCYSCFYRNKMRQQYLLKKNPCGDCLVHCFCEACALCQEYRELKNRGVDMSIGWHGNVERQNRGVIIPPTVEGGMNR
- the LOC125857216 gene encoding HMG-Y-related protein A, yielding MATEEASSTLPSYPDMIMEAIDALNEEEGSNKSAIWRQIEGTHGTLPPAHGTLLAHHLNQMKQAGQLVMLKNNYMKPNPNAPPRRGRGRPPKPKASVPVPDGYPRPRGRPPKERVPYAPITVPMKKTTTESSSGGSGKKRGRPRKYPMTEETPVAVKPIGTPRGRGRPPKVKTPVAATVGA
- the LOC125857198 gene encoding cysteine-rich receptor-like protein kinase 43, with the protein product MTKPRKILENFLKPFFSSSNKAKNEEDLEKIAAQEQKQFPFEVLVSATKDFHPDNKLGEGGFGPVFKGKLSDGRQIAVKKLSHSSRQGMKEFKNEAKLLARVQHRNVVNLLGYCVHGVEKLLVYEYVANESLDKILFKSVNRDALIWKQRHDIIVGIARGLLYLHEGSHTCIIHRDIKASNILLDDKWVPKIADFGMARLYPEDKTHVNTRVAGTNGYMAPEYVMHGQLSVKADVFSFGVVILELISGQKNSTFNRDPDSRSLLEWAYRLYKKGRSWEITDPALAQSAIPDEIAMYIQIGLLCTQSDPRLRPTMQQVVVMLSKSPGSLDREPTRPGYPGSRIRSHRPGGGTSHTAGTSGASNPSTFSSSSSSNTVSATASSSTPTRRRSDPHGKRPVRD